A single Diachasmimorpha longicaudata isolate KC_UGA_2023 chromosome 10, iyDiaLong2, whole genome shotgun sequence DNA region contains:
- the LOC135167044 gene encoding large ribosomal subunit protein uL11m isoform X2: MSKTAGRLKAALKSTEKIDHSRKLRTNIPAGLAAPNPPLGPQLGQRNINIANFIKDFNERTADIKEGIPLPVRVKVHGDRTYDMVIHQPPATYFLMQAAGIQRGAMNSGKEVAGKLTLRHLYEIAKIKSQDPPLTLQTLQQTTQMLVGIARTCGIKIVREIDPDEYAEFLKERAVIVEEQKQELQAAKEAKMLRTG, encoded by the exons ATGTCGAAGACAGCAGGTCGTTTGAAGGCGGCCCTCAAGTCAACTGAGAAAATTGATCACAGCAGAAAATTGAGGACCAACATCCCTGCTGGTTTAGCTGCACCTAACCCACCTCTTGGACCTCAATTGGGACAG AGAAACATAAACATAGCAAATTTTATAAAAGATTTCAATGAAAGAACTGCAGACATTAAGGAAGGTATTCCACTACCAGTGAGAGTAAAAGTACATGGAGACAGAACCTATGACATGGTTATTCACCAGCCCCCAGCGACGTATTTCCTGATGCAAGCAGCAGGGATTCAACGAGGAGCCATGAATTCAG GCAAAGAAGTCGCTGGAAAATTGACGTTGAGGCACCTCTACGAGATcgcaaaaataaaatcccaaGATCCACCTTTGACCCTCCAAACTCTTCAGCAAACCACTCAGATGCTCGTTGGTATTGCTAGAACTTGTGGGATTAAAATTGTTCGGGAAATAGATCCTGACGAGTACGCTGAGTTTTTGAAGGAACGAGCGGTGATCGTTGAGGAACAGAAACAGGAGTTGCAGGCCGCCAAAGAAGCTAAAATGCTTCGAACAGGATA G
- the LOC135167044 gene encoding large ribosomal subunit protein uL11m isoform X1, protein MSKTAGRLKAALKSTEKIDHSRKLRTNIPAGLAAPNPPLGPQLGQRNINIANFIKDFNERTADIKEGIPLPVRVKVHGDRTYDMVIHQPPATYFLMQAAGIQRGAMNSGKEVAGKLTLRHLYEIAKIKSQDPPLTLQTLQQTTQMLVGIARTCGIKIVREIDPDEYAEFLKERAVIVEEQKQELQAAKEAKMLRTG, encoded by the exons ATGTCGAAGACAGCAGGTCGTTTGAAGGCGGCCCTCAAGTCAACTGAGAAAATTGATCACAGCAGAAAATTGAGGACCAACATCCCTGCTGGTTTAGCTGCACCTAACCCACCTCTTGGACCTCAATTGGGACAG AGAAACATAAACATAGCAAATTTTATAAAAGATTTCAATGAAAGAACTGCAGACATTAAGGAAGGTATTCCACTACCAGTGAGAGTAAAAGTACATGGAGACAGAACCTATGACATGGTTATTCACCAGCCCCCAGCGACGTATTTCCTGATGCAAGCAGCAGGGATTCAACGAGGAGCCATGAATTCAG GCAAAGAAGTCGCTGGAAAATTGACGTTGAGGCACCTCTACGAGATcgcaaaaataaaatcccaaGATCCACCTTTGACCCTCCAAACTCTTCAGCAAACCACTCAGATGCTCGTTGGTATTGCTAGAACTTGTGGGATTAAAATTGTTCGGGAAATAGATCCTGACGAGTACGCTGAGTTTTTGAAGGAACGAGCGGTGATCGTTGAGGAACAGAAACAGGAGTTGCAGGCCGCCAAAGAAGCTAAAATGCTTCGAACAGGATAG
- the LOC135166460 gene encoding uncharacterized protein LOC135166460: MKTLNEAKVNYLRVTANTREKQRRIGEIEKKTLAFRLDRDSELAQQKIINNVLKERLDMAINEEEKLMYHEKYYERYQNEMGAKLGHVEDGKEEKLMGAEVDPPSGVNTFDEGKGLSGVSPEVDLPGGNVNPQTESEEMKAIPTDVQVPLTSPTVPRAGSWDESAENRRSGGETGEIDGTIQQRIIERPFKELNLVSEKERLERQEEVQQMFGNLEDVEPEGVEQSMESGIDVHSQVHGPDGEEMISRASSVAGVPEGKIESQTELRRMEIPTEDQASLNSQTQFSASSFDEGVMSSYSESEVVDSFRGNQISCFKDSAVPPSVLEAEGGFAKGVGMVTPKVPPSDLHRPTDDDQINMACEKTVLSLKSPLSFEDWSDDGSEEQNIVQTLSLCSSGTYEIPSVQQTSLIACSDTKMQAPESQISQSFERGASHEGRNLETQLVSEINDRRAPIPRMSFADDNYSTILPGSQPMPVGSVGYPEPGKSPRDDILITTQQILESSSDGTSTAVEMASTSINVVLQEKEDIEGEKSQEPPSLESRDQYSDNDLVFEAAGPSEPRVKVSESTINDLNEYESIHVHSPGSEASTEVPELRIIDSDDLEASKAQPPDSPSASHPLGSLEPEMEVCAWKLQFP; the protein is encoded by the coding sequence ATGAAGACGCTGAATGAAGCTAAGGTGAACTACTTGCGGGTGACTGCGAATACCCGGGAGAAGCAAAGGAGAATTGGGGAGATTGAGAAGAAGACATTGGCGTTCAGACTAGATAGGGATAGTGAGTTGGCTCAGCAGAAGATCATTAATAATGTCCTGAAGGAGAGGCTGGACATGGCGATTAATGAAGAGGAGAAACTGATGTACCATGAGAAGTACTACGAACGTTATCAGAATGAAATGGGCGCAAAATTAGGGCATGTGGAAGATGGGAaggaggaaaaattgatgggAGCAGAAGTTGATCCTCCTTCAGGAGTAAATACTTTTGATGAAGGAAAAGGGTTATCTGGAGTGAGTCCAGAGGTGGATCTCCCCGGGGGGAACGTCAATCCGCAAACTGAATCAGAGGAAATGAAGGCGATACCAACTGACGTTCAGGTGCCTCTGACTTCCCCGACAGTCCCTCGTGCAGGTTCTTGGGATGAAAGTGCGGAAAACAGACGCTCTGGTGGTGAGACTGGGGAGATAGATGGAACGATACAGCAGAGGATCATTGAGAGACCCTTCAAGGAACTCAACTTAGTTAGTGAGAAGGAGAGACTAGAGAGGCAAGAGGAAGTCCAGCAGATGTTTGGGAATTTAGAGGATGTAGAGCCTGAAGGGGTGGAACAATCGATGGAGTCAGGAATTGATGTTCATTCTCAAGTACATGGTCCTGATGGGGAAGAAATGATTTCTAGGGCATCTTCAGTTGCTGGTGTTCCTGAGGGAAAAATCGAATCTCAGACTGAATTAAGGAGAATGGAAATTCCAACTGAGGATCAGGCGTCTTTGAATTCCCAGACGCAATTTAGTGCAAGTTCCTTCGATGAAGGAGTGATGAGCAGTTACTCTGAGAGTGAAGTGGTAGATAGCTTTAGAGGGAATCAAATTTCGTGTTTTAAAGATTCAGCTGTTCCTCCGTCAGTCCTAGAGGCTGAGGGCGGTTTTGCAAAAGGGGTTGGCATGGTTACACCTAAAGTTCCTCCTTCAGATCTTCATCGTCCAACTGATGACGATCAGATTAATATGGCTTGCGAGAAGACTGTGTTGTCTTTGAAATCGCCCCTTAGTTTTGAAGATTGGTCTGATGATGGCAGTGAAGAGCAGAATATTGTACAAACCTTGTCTCTGTGTTCATCAGGAACTTATGAAATCCCTTCAGTACAACAGACTTCTCTGATTGCATGTTCGGACACCAAAATGCAGGCCCCTGAATCACAAATCAGTCAATCATTTGAAAGAGGAGCTTCTCATGAAGGGCGTAATCTTGAAACCCAACTCGTGTCTGAAATTAACGATCGTCGTGCACCTATACCACGAATGTCATTCGCTGACGACAACTACAGTACAATTCTTCCAGGGTCTCAACCTATGCCTGTTGGATCAGTTGGGTACCCTGAACCTGGAAAATCTCCAAGAGATGACATTCTTATTACAACTCAGCAAATTTTGGAATCGTCGAGTGATGGAACTTCAACGGCCGTCGAGATGGCTTCCACCAGCATTAATGTCGTTCTGCAGGAAAAAGAGGACATTGAGGGTGAGAAAAGTCAGGAGCCTCCGTCATTAGAGTCCAGAGACCAGTATTCAGACAATGATCTGGTGTTTGAAGCTGCTGGACCCTCAGAGCCCCGGGTGAAGGTCTCTGAATCAACAATAAATGATTTGAACGAATATGAATCTATCCACGTTCATTCTCCCGGCTCAGAGGCGTCAACGGAGGTTCCTGAATTAAGAATAATTGATTCAGATGATCTTGAAGCGAGTAAAGCACAACCTCCAGACAGTCCTTCTGCATCTCATCCTTTGGGATCCCTAGAGCCTGAAATGGAAGTGTGTGCATGGAAGCTTCAATTCCCCTAA
- the LOC135166454 gene encoding uncharacterized protein LOC135166454, whose amino-acid sequence MEDFSDEQSETSSSEPAPSARGTPTEHIVSPDSTNVEMTETPSSSDTFGTSSDTDSEEHTPNNQVPPPEDVEINRRSPTPPAHCNAPEVPVAPVIDNTPPVPPTPPSEMTKVFVRLKPLSLGMNTTKKQQRYYVTSPSLFINLNDVEQDMNSNVDLVQKKFVYSGAFGDEDTQTQVFDQVVMPRMVDYLHGINCAVMTYGTAQSGKFYTLVGSPEDPGLIPRTLEHIFAREKPVEIPNYKPGDNTASCLTVIQRFEELDTRRGFLSAQSRKRMDMYADRIQTPEKGCEVWVSFAEIRNEMYFDVLSSDYLGSHPSLIAKTDPRDKTYIKGLTHVSVGTPSEACDVLAFGYNNLLQWNSNMTTSASESHCIFTVTLLRYESWEGTESAEASSFSFCDLAAHTFPKIDVSLLAVLRSLEYIKCRNPVTLNDCFCPSSLTKLFAGPFKKESPLSLVVTVDPSPMVYREVHTILQWTSVQNEIHTKIRNPYPSSEATTAFGRISETHQGTDNWEELTAEKLMELSENFKSEIDQLKALIIAGDAQRHQRSINRYSLMIKRIENSYKRKAEAEAHSEEVDGLKTISQKLRSQKQLLERELVLCQGKLEKFPPEYWQTSGSRSPHYNVLDEILATRDARAKNKVLMKTLNEAKMNYLRVTANTREKQRKIGEIEKKTLAFRLDRDSELAQQKIINNVLKERLDMAINEEEKLMYHEKYYERYQNEMGAKLGHVEDGKEEKLMGAEVDPPSGVNTFDEGKGLSGVSPEVDLPGGNVNPQTESEEMKAIPTDVQVPLTSPTVPRAGSWDESAENRRSGGETGEIDGTIQQRIIERPFKELNLVSEKERLERQEEVQQMFGNLEDVEPEGVEQSMESGIDVHSQVHGPDGEEMISRASSVAGVPEGKIESQTELRRMEIPTEDQASLNSQTQFSASSFDEGVMSSYSESEVVDSFRGNQISCFKDSAVPPSVLEAEGGFAKGVGMATPEVPPSDLHRPTDDDQINMACEKTVLSLKSPLSFEDWSDDGSEEQNIVQTLSLCSSGTYEIPSVQQTSLIACSDTKMQAPESQITQSFEGGASHEGRNLETQLVSEINDRRAPIPRMSFADDNYSTILPGSQPMPVGSVGYPEPGKSPRDDILITTQQILESSSDGTSTAVEMASTSINVVLQEKEDIEGEKSQEPPSLESRDQYSDNDLVFEAAGPSEPQVKVSESTINDLNEYESIHVHSPGSEASTDVPELRIIDSDDLEASQAQSPDSPSASQPLGSLEPEMEMSASQIIHSDEPEAIKVQSISDALPSEVLGSTEPQIKVMESKTVDSDVAESIHAHPPHSPLGSSTPALAVQVRKSEIDETAAIIPGNRTVEVEHHTATASLPQSTILPADMNEVPSVQAGDSPGVSDDLYKCSNVEESVDDVQGLPAKCDTLIPSMIDNSVIAEAVKPPESSDGTSTNDEAMENVLPQTSTDQGDPLRRSTRKRSGTPQMPSSVKHPKPNPGTPSSRNSRRSSTPSTGDTVDPETAVACSTCGVAIVGKHRQRLKNCRKCSLDDLPRRSTRNTPGTPTLLGDNDVHSGAPLVTCDNCFERITDECRYHCKICNDGNFDLCKVCYSEVSHKHEVEIVPTIPQQ is encoded by the exons ATGGAGGATTTCAGTGATGAACAATCCGAG ACCTCATCATCGGAACCTGCGCCATCCGCACGCGGGACTCCAACAGAACATATAGTTTCCCCTGATTCTACGAACGTCGAGATGACCGAAACCCCATCGTCGAGCGACACATTCGGAACTTCTTCGGATACTGACAGCGAAGAGCATACACCGAACAACCAGGTTCCCCCTCCGGAAGATGTAGAAATAAACAGGCGGTCTCCAACTCCACCGGCCCACTGTAACGCACCGGAGGTACCTGTAGCACCCGTCATCGACAATACCCCCCCGGTCCCTCCCACGCCACCATCCGAGATGACAAAAGTCTTCGTTCGTCTCAAGCCACTGTCACTCGGAATGAACACCACGAAAAAGCAGCAGCGGTACTACGTCACTAGCCCATCACTTTTTATCAACCTGAATGACGTCGAACAGGACATGAATTCGAACGTCGATCTTGTGCAGAAGAAGTTCGTCTACTCCGGTGCCTTCGGGGACGAAGACACTCAGACGCAAGTTTTCGATCAAGTGGTGATGCCACGGATGGTAGATTACCTCCATGGAATCAACTGCGCTGTCATGACTTATGGTACAGCACAATCAGGAAAGTTTTACACCCTCGTAGGATCTCCAGAAGATCCAGGATTAATTCCGAGGACGTTGGAACATATTTTTGCCCGAGAGAAACCCGTGGAGATTCCCAACTATAAACCAGGCGACAATACTGCCTCGTGTTTGACGGTGATTCAGAGGTTCGAAGAGCTCGACACTCGACGAGGCTTTCTCTCCGCTCAATCCCGGAAGAGAATGGATATGTACGCAGATAGGATACAGACACCCGAGAAGGGATGTGAAGTCTGGGTGTCGTTCGCAGAGATTCGAAACGAGATGTACTTTGATGTGCTGTCCTCCGACTATCTTGGGAGCCATCCTTCTCTGATCGCCAAGACCGATCCCCGGGATAAGACCTACATCAAAGGCCTCACTCACGTTTCCGTGGGAACTCCCTCAGAGGCTTGTGACGTTCTCGCATTTGGGTATAACAATCTTCTCCAATGGAACTCCAACATGACGACATCAGCCTCGGAATCTCATTGCATCTTCACCGTCACATTATTGAGGTATGAAAGTTGGGAGGGGACAGAATCAGCGGAGGCGAGCAGCTTTTCATTCTGCGATTTGGCAGCTcacacatttccaaagatcgaTGTAAGCCTCCTGGCAGTTCTCAGAAGCTTGGAATATATCAAATGTCGTAATCCCGTGACGCTCAATGACTGTTTCTGCCCGTCGAGCCTCACAAAGCTCTTCGCAGGGCCTTTCAAGAAGGAAAGCCCTCTGTCCCTCGTCGTCACTGTCGACCCAAGTCCAATGGTCTATAGAGAAGTCCACACGATTCTCCAGTGGACATCAGTGCAGAACGAAATTCACACAAAAATCCGAAACCCTTATCCCTCTTCTGAGGCCACCACAGCATTCGGAAGAATCAGCGAGACTCACCAGGGGACCGACAACTGGGAGGAGTTGACAGCCGAGAAGCTGATGGAGCTTTCAGAGAATTTTAAGAGTGAAATAGACCAGTTGAAGGCTCTGATTATCGCCGGTGATGCCCAGCGTCATCAGAGGAGTATCAACAGATATTCCCTGATGATAAAGAGGATCGAGAACTCCTACAAGAGGAAGGCAGAGGCAGAGGCTCATTCCGAGGAAGTCGATGGATTGAAGACAATCTCACAGAAACTTCGATCGCAGAAACAACTACTGGAACGAGAACTCGTTCTGTGCCAGGGTAAACTGGAGAAGTTTCCGCCGGAGTATTGGCAAACCAGTGGATCGAGGAGCCCACATTACAATGTGCTGGATGAGATTCTCGCAACGAGAGACGCTAGAGCGAAGAATAAAGTTCTTATGAAGACGCTGAATGAAGCTAAGATGAACTACTTGCGGGTGACTGCGAATACCCGGGAGAAGCAAAGGAAAATTGGGGAGATTGAGAAGAAGACATTGGCGTTCAGACTAGATAGGGATAGTGAGTTGGCTCAGCAGAAGATCATTAATAATGTCCTGAAGGAGAGGCTGGACATGGCGATTAATGAAGAGGAGAAACTGATGTACCATGAGAAGTACTACGAACGTTATCAGAATGAAATGGGCGCAAAATTAGGGCATGTGGAAGATGGGAaggaggaaaaattgatgggAGCAGAAGTTGATCCTCCTTCAGGAGTAAATACTTTTGATGAAGGAAAAGGGTTATCTGGAGTGAGTCCAGAGGTGGATCTCCCCGGGGGGAACGTCAATCCGCAAACTGAATCAGAGGAAATGAAGGCGATACCAACTGACGTTCAGGTGCCTCTGACTTCCCCGACAGTCCCTCGTGCAGGTTCTTGGGATGAAAGTGCGGAAAACAGACGCTCTGGTGGTGAGACTGGGGAGATAGATGGAACGATACAGCAGAGGATCATTGAGAGACCCTTCAAGGAACTCAACTTAGTTAGTGAGAAGGAGAGACTAGAGAGGCAAGAGGAAGTCCAGCAGATGTTTGGGAATTTAGAGGATGTAGAGCCTGAAGGGGTGGAACAATCGATGGAGTCAGGAATTGATGTTCATTCTCAAGTACATGGTCCTGATGGGGAAGAAATGATTTCTAGGGCATCTTCAGTTGCTGGTGTTCCTGAGGGAAAAATCGAATCTCAGACTGAATTAAGGAGAATGGAAATTCCAACTGAGGATCAGGCGTCTTTGAATTCCCAGACGCAATTTAGTGCAAGTTCCTTCGATGAAGGAGTGATGAGCAGTTACTCTGAGAGTGAAGTGGTAGATAGCTTTAGAGGGAATCAAATTTCGTGTTTTAAAGATTCAGCTGTTCCTCCGTCAGTCCTAGAGGCTGAGGGCGGTTTTGCAAAAGGGGTTGGCATGGCTACACCTGAAGTTCCTCCTTCAGATCTTCATCGTCCAACTGATGACGATCAGATTAATATGGCTTGCGAGAAGACTGTGTTGTCTTTGAAATCGCCCCTTAGTTTTGAAGATTGGTCTGATGATGGCAGTGAAGAGCAGAATATTGTACAAACCTTGTCTCTGTGTTCATCAGGAACTTATGAAATCCCTTCAGTACAACAGACTTCTCTGATTGCATGTTCGGACACCAAAATGCAGGCCCCTGAATCACAAATCACTCAATCATTTGAAGGAGGAGCTTCTCATGAAGGGCGTAATCTTGAAACCCAACTCGTGTCTGAAATTAACGATCGTCGTGCACCTATACCACGAATGTCATTCGCTGACGACAACTACAGTACAATTCTTCCAGGGTCTCAACCTATGCCTGTTGGATCAGTTGGGTACCCTGAACCTGGAAAATCTCCAAGAGATGACATTCTTATTACAACTCAGCAAATTTTGGAATCGTCGAGTGATGGAACTTCAACGGCCGTCGAGATGGCTTCCACCAGCATTAATGTCGTTCTGCAGGAAAAAGAGGACATTGAGGGTGAGAAAAGTCAGGAGCCTCCGTCATTAGAGTCCAGAGACCAGTATTCAGACAATGATCTGGTGTTTGAAGCTGCTGGGCCCTCAGAGCCCCAGGTGAAGGTCTCTGAATCAACAATAAATGATTTGAACGAATATGAATCTATCCACGTTCATTCTCCCGGCTCAGAGGCGTCAACGGACGTTCCTGAATTAAGAATAATTGATTCAGATGATCTTGAAGCGAGTCAAGCACAATCTCCAGACAGTCCTTCTGCATCTCAACCTTTGGGATCCCTAGAGCCTGAAATGGAAATGTCTGCATCACAAATAATTCATTCTGATGAACCTGAAGCTATCAAAGTACAGTCTATAAGTGATGCTCTTCCATCTGAAGTTCTTGGTTCCACCGAGCCACAAATAAAAGTTATGGAGTCAAAAACCGTTGATTCAGATGTGGCCGAATCTATCCATGCTCACCCTCCACACAGTCCTCTGGGATCCTCAACTCCAGCCCTGGCCGTACAGGTTCGTAAATCAGAGATAGACGAGACTGCAGCCATTATTCCTGGAAATAGAACTGTTGAAGTTGAACATCACACAGCCACTGCCTCGCTGCCTCAATCTACTATTCTCCCTGCCGACATGAACGAAGTCCCATCTGTCCAAGCGGGTGATTCTCCAGGGGTTAGTGATGACCTCTATAAGTGCTCAAATGTAGAGGAATCTGTCGATGATGTCCAGGGTTTGCCTGCGAAATGCGACACCCTTATTCCAAGTATGATTGATAATTCAGTCATCGCTGAGGCAGTAAAACCCCCTGAATCATCGGACGGCACATCCACTAATGATGAAGCTATGGAGAATGTCCTG CCTCAAACGTCCACCGATCAAGGCGATCCATTGAGAAGAAGTACTCGAAAAAGGTCAGGGACTCCTCAGATGCCTTCATCAGTGAAACATCCCAAGCCAAATCCTGGAACA CCATCGAGCCGAAACTCTAGGCGTTCGAGTACTCCGTCAACTGGAGATACGGTAGATCCAGAAACAGCAGTTGCTTGTTCCACATGTGGGGTGGCAATCGTAGGCAAACATCGACAGCGTTTAAAGAACTGTAGAAAATGTTCTCTAGACGATCTTCCAAGACGTAGTACTCGTAACACCCCTGGTACCCCAACCCTTTTGGGGGACAATGACGTCCACTCAGGAGCTCCGCTCGTCACCTGTGATAATTGCTTCGAACGAATTACTGATGAATGCCGATACCACTGCAAGATCTGTAACGatggaaattttgatttatgCAAGGTCTGCTATTCTGAGGTCAGTCATAAGCATGAAGTCGAAATTGTTCCGACGATTCCTCAGCAATAG
- the LOC135166466 gene encoding glucose-fructose oxidoreductase domain-containing protein 2 yields the protein MLPGIGLFGTGSVVRVIVPFLREKGFKIEAIWGRTLAEAAEAAKDLEIPFHTNRIDDVLLRKDVDLIFIMCSPGLQAQISVKALGIGKHVVCDKPAGLNQNQALKMVRAAQYYPSLISIVNHSLRFLPAFVRLKSALEDGYLGGPVTIVDIRVQMGSLLRKEYDWLCDNTMGGGILALVGSHVIDLIFHLINQKASKVHAVVRTFTQTAQNINGIRRVTSPDFCCFQMELTGGALVTATLSNHFRGQLIQEVLICGTNGHLVVRGGDLHGYRNGQEEVLYRDMENLQENLPTITDPIPRPYVKGLKNMIGALREAFQPVEDKRGWIKEPVSQAATFEDGLYIQAVIDALKQSNKHREWTKVTILTEEPDPNPLLSAAVRATAISI from the exons ATGCTGCCAGGAATTGGATTATTCGGCACTGGAAGTGTAGTTCGTGTGATAGTCCCCTTCCTCCGTGAAAAGGGCTTCAAGATCGAGGCAATCTGGGGCAGGACCCTCGCAGAAGCAGCTGAAGCAGCCAAAGACCTTGAAATTCCCTTCCACACTAACAGAATCGATGACGTCCTCCTCAGAAAGGATGTAGACCTCATCTTCATCATGTGCTCCCCGGGCCTGCAGGCACAAATATCTGTCAAGGCCCTGGGGATTGGTAAGCACGTTGTATGTGATAAACCTGCTGGTTTGAACCAGAATCAGGCCCTGAAGATGGTTAGAGCTGCACAGTACTATCCCTCGTTGATCAGCATTGTTAATCATAGTCTGAGGTTTCTCCCTGCATTCGTCAGGCTGAAAAGCGCTCTAGAGGATGGATACCTGGGGGGTCCTGTTACCATCGTCGATATCAGGGTGCAGATGGGGAGTTTGTTGCGAAAAg AATATGACTGGCTTTGCGATAACACAATGGGCGGAGGAATTCTCGCCCTGGTGGGTAGTCACGTCATAGACTTGATCTTCCACCTGATAAATCAGAAAGCATCAAAAGTCCACGCAGTGGTGAGGACCTTCACCCAGACGGCACAAAACATCAATGGAATTCGTCGAGTGACGTCGCCAGATTTTTGCTGCTTCCAGATGGAGTTGACAGGAGGTGCCCTGGTGACAGCAACACTCAGCAATCACTTTCGTGGACAATTGATTCAAGAGGTATTGATCTGTGGAACTAATGGACATCTGGTTGTGCGAGGAGGGGATCTTCATGGGTATAGGAATGGCCAGGAGGAGGTACTCTACAGAGACATGGAGAATCTTCAGGAGAATTTGCCGACCATAACAGACCCCATACCGAGACCCTATGTCAAGGGCTTGAAGAACATGATTGGAGCTCTCAGAGAGGCTTTTCAACCCGTGGAGGACAAGAGAGGATGGATCAAGGAGCCCGTGTCCCAAGCAGCGACTTTTGAAGATGGTCTGTACATTCAGGCGGTCATTGATGCTCTCAAGCAGAGCAACAAACATCGAGAGTGGACCAAAGTGACGATTTTGACTGAAGAACCTGACCCCAATCCTCTTCTCAGTGCTGCTGTCAGAGCCACTGCTATCTCAATCTAA